A window of the Branchiostoma lanceolatum isolate klBraLanc5 chromosome 13, klBraLanc5.hap2, whole genome shotgun sequence genome harbors these coding sequences:
- the LOC136447445 gene encoding potassium channel subfamily K member 10-like: protein MYSVWEASESGLDPFSDETDSSPPHWDFMPSITFSMTVVTTIGYGATTPKTTGGRVFVIFYALLGIPLTAAFLSGLAAGMSDVVRRVTDTIQKRHPKCTPSAASHLAWAFCLVVGTGAFFVVPAWVVHVVEKWTFLESVYFMFVSLSTIGFGDFVTGNQKQHYWEGYRILMKIWIVVGLAYLATIFDLISQAIKKVEDKIEEEMEEEKDTSEGEKTGEDNLGEDVEDVEEQSNGNRKEQEQQTEEEGMEGPDTPAATPRQNSARRPRVPLIMIVDNPAAGRQARQHVWQM, encoded by the exons ATGTACTCGGTTTGGGAAGCTTCTGAAAGCGGGCTCGATCCCTTCAGCGACGAGACCGACAGTTCCCCGCCTCACTGGGACTTCATGCCGTCTATAACGTTCTCCATGACCGTAGTCACGACCATCGGGTACGGCGCTACAACCCCTAAGACCACAGGAGGCCGTGTGTTCGTCATCTTCTACGCGCTGCTGGGGATCCCTCTCACCGCGGCGTTTCTGAGCGGGCTTGCCGCTGGGATGAGCGACGTGGTCCGGCGGGTCACAGACACCATCCAGAAGCGGCACCCGAAGTGCACGCCGTCTGCAGCCTCGCACCTCGCGTGGGCGTTCTGCCTGGTCGTGGGGACGGGGGCGTTCTTCGTGGTGCCCGCTTGGGTGGTGCACGTCGTGGAGAAGTGGACTTTCCTGGAGTCGGTCTACTTCATGTTCGTGTCGCTGAGCACGATCGGGTTCGGCGACTTCGTCACGGGGAACCAGAAGCAGCACTACTGGGAGGGGTACAGGATCCTCATGAAG atctggATCGTCGTGGGTCTGGCATACCTGGCCACCATCTTCGACCTCATCTCGCAGGCCATCAAGAAGGTGGAAGACAAGATAGAGGAAGAAATGGAGGAGGAAAAAGACACGAGTGAAGGAGAGAAGACAGGAGAAGACAATCTTGGAGAGGATGTGGAGGATGTGGAAGAGCAGAGTAATGGCAACAGGAAGGAGCAAGAACAGCAGACTGAAGAGGAAGGGATGGAAGGACCGGACACTCCGGCGGCCACCCCTCGGCAGAACAGCGCCCGGAGGCCGCGCGTTCCACTGATCATGATCGTTGATAATCCTGCAGCCGGGCGACAAGCCAGACAGCATGTGTGGCAGATGTAG
- the LOC136447587 gene encoding potassium channel subfamily K member 17-like: MKKAALLVLIVLVFMYLLLGAGVFHALEHEEEVEIREDIFAFHRRLRQRRNETVCRHLKHGCKAQKEAVGTAQPSCVPRDHMARIAESVADDVAVKFKDITGTGGECVDFRDTPIFLMTERELYEVIDRAVQATKHGLDPRSTAMESSPPQWEFAAALAFSITVVTTIGYGFVTPKTGAGMAFCVIYGLLGIPFMLAVLGGIGEIMANGVRRGTEALRRRRPGWLPRRVRRLVAGIFFVSGVTIFWLLPSIVVSHVEGWSYSESLYFSFISLSTIGFGDYVAGLQRGIQYWEPYRILMTMVFVVGLAFLATVFQLMSQGVQILEETVDKKTERELRRAVEVLELREQRRKRLKENSASVTASKCDLNETSSRV; the protein is encoded by the coding sequence ATGAAGAAGGCCGCCTTGTTGGTGTTGATAGTCTTGGTGTTCATGTATCTGCTGCTTGGAGCGGGCGTCTTCCACGCCTTGGAGCATGAGGAGGAAGTCGAGATTCGGGAAGACATCTTCGCATTTCATCGAAGGCTCCGGCAGCGCCGGAATGAGACTGTCTGCAGGCATCTTAAGCACGGCTGCAAGGCGCAGAAAGAGGCGGTGGGTACCGCACAGCCTTCCTGTGTCCCTCGGGACCACATGGCGAGGATCGCCGAGAGCGTGGCAGACGACGTCGCGGTGAAGTTCAAAGACATAACGGGAACGGGCGGTGAATGTGTCGACTTTAGGGACACCCCCATATTTCTAATGACTGAGAGAGAGTTATACGAGGTCATAGACAGAGCTGTACAGGCGACTAAACACGGACTAGACCCGCGGAGTACCGCCATGGAGAGTTCACCACCTCAGTGGGAGTTTGCGGCCGCGCTCGCCTTCAGTATAACCGTGGTGACCACGATAGGCTACGGGTTCGTCACACCCAAAACGGGCGCCGGCATGGCATTCTGCGTTATTTACGGCCTGCTCGGCATTCCGTTCATGCTGGCCGTGCTCGGCGGGATAGGGGAGATCATGGCCAACGGGGTCCGCCGGGGCACCGAGGCGCTGCGCCGCCGGCGGCCGGGCTGGCTGCCCCGAAGGGTCCGCCGCCTCGTCGCGGGGATCTTTTTCGTCTCGGGGGTGACCATCTTCTGGCTTCTGCCGTCTATAGTCGTCTCACACGTGGAGGGCTGGAGCTATTCCGAGTCGTTGTACTTTAGTTTCATATCCCTGAGTACGATCGGGTTTGGCGACTATGTAGCGGGACTACAGAGGGGGATACAGTACTGGGAGCCGTATCGAATTCTTATGACGATGGTTTTCGTGGTCGGTCTGGCTTTCCTGGCTACCGTGTTCCAGTTGATGTCTCAGGGAGTGCAAATCTTGGAGGAGACGGTGGATAAGAAGACGGAGAGGGAGCTTCGGAGAGCCGTGGAGGTCTTAGAACTCCGAGAGCAGCGACGCAAACGTCTGAAGGAGAACAGCGCCAGCGTGACCGCATCCAAATGTGATTTAAACGAAACCTCCTCTCGGGTTTGA
- the LOC136447028 gene encoding neuronal acetylcholine receptor subunit alpha-2-like has translation MEDNGHEVRLMRDLFADYNSFPRPVSNTTHIVYVKFGISLSQIVGLNMKDQVMTTSVWLKQIWEDYKLKWDPAEYDGITRIKVPVDMIWIPDVLLYNNADGKFEVSSFTKATLFYNGTVVWTPAGIYKSYCYIDVTFFPFDRQNCSMKFGTWTYDATVVDMIPIEPEVDLTNFLENGEFVIMSAPLYRHVLSYECCPPYVDITAYIVLERLPLYFTVNLLIPCLLFTFLSLLVFYLPSKACEKITLCISILLSLAVFLLVVVKIIPSTSLAVPLLGKYLLLTTVCVILSVVVTTVVLSVSDRTDPMPGWVRKVLLQVLPRLLCMTRPGSSKVTEMLLNSQADVLDELPEGETVYASIRPRGSPRLTRNLRREEHYTPPELRAAVENINAIAKSLRGDMLNSSLSDDWQYAALVLDRFFMWFFFLVSMIGSLLIFLPPFVTDRTIANGGK, from the exons ATGGAGGACAATGGGCACGAGGTGCGGCTGATGCGGGACCTGTTCGCGGACTACAACTCGTTCCCACGCCCCGTCTCCAACACCACGCACATCGTCTACGTCAAGTTCGGGATCTCGCTCTCACAGATCGTCGGACTG AACATGAAGGACCAGGTGATGACGACAAGCGTTTGGCTCAAGCAG ATCTGGGAGGACTACAAGCTGAAGTGGGATCCAGCCGAGTACGACGGGATCACGCGGATCAAGGTTCCCGTCGACATGATCTGGATCCCGGATGTGCTGCTCTACAACAA TGCTGACGGAAAGTTCGAGGTTTCCTCCTTCACCAAGGCGACGCTGTTCTATAACGGCACGGTTGTCTGGACCCCGGCGGGAATCTACAAGTCTTACTGCTACATCGACGTCACGTTCTTTCCGTTCGACCGGCAGAACTGCTCCATGAAGTTCGGCACGTGGACGTACGACGCTACCGTGGTCGACATGATCCCCATTGAGCCAGAG GTGGACCTGACTAATTTCCTGGAAAACGGCGAGTTCGTGATCATGAGCGCCCCGCTATACCGCCACGTGCTGTCCTACGAATGCTGCCCGCCCTACGTGGACATCACCGCCTACATCGTCCTGGAGAGACTCCCGCTCTACTTCACCGTGAACCTCCTCATCCCCTGTCTTCTCTTCACCTTCTTATCTCTCCTGGTGTTCTACCTGCCGTCTAAGGCGTGCGAGAAGATCACGTTATGTATCTCCATTCTGCTGTCGTTAGCTGTGTTCCTATTGGTGGTGGTGAAGATCATCCCGTCCACGTCATTGGCTGTGCCGTTGCTAGGGAAGTACCTCCTCCTGACGACGGTGTGCGTGATCCTGTCCGTGGTGGTGACGACGGTGGTGCTGTCTGTGAGCGACAGGACGGACCCCATGCCTGGATGGGTCAGGAAG GTTTTATTACAAGTCCTCCCGCGGCTCCTGTGCATGACCAGACCCGGCAGCAGCAAGGTTACGGAGATGCTGCTGAACAGCCAGGCGGACGTGCTGGACGAACTGCCCGAGGGCGAGACGGTGTACGCCAGCATCAGGCCGAGGGGCAGCCCGAG GTTAACGCGGAACCTGCGCAGAGAGGAGCACTACACCCCGCCTGAACTCAGGGCAGCAGTAGAGAACATCAACGCCATCGCCAAGAGCCTCAGGGGAGACATGCTCAACTCGTCG TTGTCTGACGACTGGCAGTACGCCGCTCTGGTGCTGGACCGCTTCTTCATGTGGTTCTTCTTCCTCGTCTCCATGATCGGCTCCCTCCTCATCTTCCTGCCGCCATTCGTCACCGACAG